ACGGACCTGCTGATCGAGGACGGCCGCTGCCAGGGTCTCGTCGCGTACGAACTCTCGACCGGCGAACTGCACACCTTCCACGCGAAGGCCGTGATTCTCGCGGCCGGCGGGTACGGGCGCGTGTTCAAGATCACCAGCAACGCGCTGACGCTGACGGGCGACCTGATGAGCATCTACTACCGCAAGGGCCTGCCGCTGGAGGACATGGAGTTCTACCAGTTCCACCCGACCGGTCTGGCGAAGCTGGGCATCCTGGTCACGGAAGGCATCCGCGGCGAGGGCGGCATCCTGCGCAACGACAGCGGCGAGCGTTTCATGGAACGCTACGCGCCGACCATCAAGGACCTCGCGCCGCGTGACATCGTATCGCGCAGCATCATCACCGAGATCCGCGAGGGTCGCGGGGTGGGCCGCGACAAGGACGCCGTGAACATCGACCTGACGCACCTCCCGCGTGAAGTGATCGAAGGGAAACTCGCGGAGATCACCGACCTGGCCCGCACGTACCTGGGCATGGACCCCGTCAAGGACCTCGTGCCGATCCAGCCGACCGCGCACTATGCGATGGGTGGCATCCCCACGAACCTCGACGGCCTGTGCCTCAGCGACGGGTCCGGCGGCACCGTGGAAGGCCTGTACGCCGCCGGTGAGCAGGCCTGCGTGTCCCTGCACGGCGCGAACCGCCTGGGCACCAACAGCCTGGGTGACCTCGTGGTGTTCGGCCGCCGCGCCGGGATCGCCGCCGCGAAGTACGCCCGTCAGGTCGAGTACCCCGACATGCCCGAAGGTGCCCAGCGCGAGAGCGTCGACCTGTTCGAGCGTCTGCGCAACGGCAGCGGCAAGGAAAACGCCGCCGCGATCCGCAAGGACCTGCAGGAATCCATGATGAACAACGTGGGCATCTTCCGGAACGGGAAGGACATGGCCGCGCAGGTGGAGATCCTCAAGGAACTCAAGGCCCGCTACCAGGGCGTGACGGTCTCCGACCCGAGCCGCCGCTACAACAGCGAACTGATCGAGGCGATGGAACTGGGCTTCATGCTCGACTGCGCCGAGGCCATGACCGCCAGCGCCCTGAACCGCACCGAGTCGCGCGGCGCGCACGACCGCGAGGACTTCACCGAGCGCAACGACACGGACTGGCTGAAGCACACCATGGCGTACAAGAACCTGAACAAGGCCGACGACGTCATCATCGGGTACAAGCCCGTGGCGCTGAAGGGCTTCACGCGCGCCTTCGAACCCAAACCCCGCGTGTACTGACCCCACCCGGACCGGCGGACCCCTTCCCCCCCCGCCGGTCCCTGGAAGGAACCTCCCATGACCCAGACCACTGCACAAGCCAGCAGCGCGCCCGTCAGCGCGAGCGTGCCCATGCTGCAACTGAAAGTCAAGGTCCTGCGCTTCGACCCCGAAAAGGACAAGAAAGCGTACTGGACCACCTACGACGTGGAAGCCCAGCCGGGCGACCGCGTGCTGGACGTCATCAACCACATCAAGTGGTACCTGGAACCCAGCCTGACGTTCCGCCGCTCGTGCATGCACGGCATCTGCGGCAGCGACGCCATGCTGATCAACGGCCGCAACCGCCTCGCCTGCAAGACCCTGGTGCGCGACGTCGCCAAGAGCGGCGGGACCATCACCGTGGAACCCATCCGCGGCCTGAAGGTCGAAAAGGACCTGCTGGTCGACATGGAGCCGTTCTTCGACTCGTACAAGGCGATCATGCCGTACTTCATCAACGAGTCCCCGGCCCCAGCCGCCGAACGCATCCAGTCCGAGGAAGAAGCCGAGCGCATGGCGCACTCCTCGAACTGCATCCTGTGCGCGTGCTGCACGACCAGTTGCCCGATCTTCTGGGTGAACGGTTCGTACCTCGGCCCCGCCGCGATCGTGCAGGCCCACCGCTTCATCTTCGACACCCGCGACGAGGCCACGCAGCAGCGCCTGGGCATCATGAACCAGAACACCGGCGTGTGGCGCTGCCGCACCGCGTACAACTGCACCGAAGCCTGCCCGCGCGACATTCCGATCACTCAGTTGATCGAGGAAGTCAAACGCGCCGTCATGTACGGCCAGGCGTAAGACACAAGCCCCTGAACGCCCCGCCCCGCCTCTCGGCTGGCGGGGCTTTTTCAGTGCGGGCCGGAGCGTGTACCGTGAGGCATGACCGACGCCCTGCCCCGGCCGTCCTGCCCGCGCGTCATCCCCACGGTGCCCGGCCCGCCCCTGATCGGCAGTGTCACGCGACTGTCTCCGCTCTCGCTCCGCACGTTCCTCGCCGACTCGTACCGCCAGCACGGACCGGTATTCAACGTGTCGGGCCTGGGCCAGACCTTCACCGTCCTGGCGGGTCCCGAAGCGAACGTGTGGGCCATGAAGGAATCCAGCCGGGTGCTGCGCTCCCGTGAGGCCTGGCAGCCCAACGATCAGGCCTTCGGGGTGCAGCGGTCCCTGATCAGCGTGGACGGCGCCGAACACCGCGCATTCCGGCGCGTGGAGGGCCGCGCGTACACCCGCTCCTACCTGAGCGCGAACCTCGCCCGCGCACTGTCGGTCACGGCCGAGGATCTCGCCCCGCTGCGCGCCGGAGACGAACTCCCGGTGGCCTCCTGGTGCAAGGCGGTCATCACCGAGCAGCTGGCCCGCGTCGTCGTGAACGGCACCGCCCGCCCGTACCTGCGTGACCTGCTGACGTTCGTGCAGACCACCCTGATGGTCCGCGTGACCCGGCAGCGCCCACCCCTGACCGAGCACCTGCCGGGCTTCCGGCGCGCCCGAGCGCGGTCGCTGGGCATGGTGGAGGCCCTGATCGAGGAGCACCGCCGCATTCCGCCGGCTCAGGCCGGACGCGAACCGGACCTGATTGACGACCTGCTGGCCGCGCAGGCGGCCGACCCCGCGTTCTGGTCCGAACTGGACCTGCGCGTAGCGGCCATCGGGGCGTTCATCGCGGGCATGGACACCGCCGCGAACACCCTGGCGTTCGTGCTGTACCGCGTCGGGCAGCACCCGGAGCTGATGCCCGCACTCGTCGCGGAGGCAGACGCGGCCTTTCAGGATGGTCCACCCACCCTGGAGACCCTGGGCCGCCTGCCGCACCTGCACCGGTTCGTCCTGGAGTGCCTGCGCCTGCACCCGATCGCCCCGGCCCTGAACCGCACCGTGACGCAGGACTTCGAATTCGCCGGTTACGTGGTGCCGCAGGGACGGCGCGTGATCCTCGGCACGACCGTCCCCCACTCCCTGGACGAGTGCTATCCGGACGCCGGCACGTTCGACCCGGACCGCTTCGCGCCGAGCCGCATGGAGCACCGCCGTCCCGGTGCGTTCGCGCCCTTCGGTCTGGGCGCCCACGTCTGCGCGGGCAGCGGCATGGCCGAGGGCCTGATCCTGCTGAATCTCGCGGCGATCCTGCGGACTCTAGATCTGCGCGGCGACCCCAGCTACGTCCTGCGCGAGGTCGCCCGCCCCACCGTCACGCCCGACGACCACCTGACCCTGAGCGTGAGGGCCGTGCGGCACCCGGCGGTCAGTCTGCTGGCCTGATACCCTCCGTGCTCAGGGATTCGAGGCTCCGCACCGGTTTTCCGGTCTGCCGTGCGTACGCGATCTCCCGGCGTGTGGACTCCCCCACGTACCCGCCGGGGTTGATGACCAGGATCTCGTCCGCGAGGTCGATCTTACGCAGGTGCAGCTCACCCAGGCGCTCCAGGGCAGCCTCGCGTTCGGTACCGCTCAGATGCGCCAGGGCGTCCTCGTCCCGCTGGCGGTGACTGCCGACGCTCAGGACGATCCGGCCTGCCAGCGTCTCGGCCAGCGACGCCGCATCGAACTCGGCCAGGAAGCGCACGCTGCCGCACAGGCACACCACGCGCGGCCTCTCCCCCACCGGGAAGGTCCTCGACTCGCCTCCCATCCGGCTGTCGGCCATAGGACTGCCATCGGCCGTCATGCTGGGCTGCACACTCACCGGGCGAAGTCGTGGATGAACTGCACCTGCCCGCGCGTCTCGATGGCGTCTGGGCTGCGGGCTACCCGCACGAGAGCGATGGCGCCTTCCGGGTTCATGCCGCCCTGCACGAGCAGGCACGCGGCGGTCAGGCCCGCGCGGCCCAGCCCGCCGCGGCAGTGGACGACGACGCTGCGACCGTCGAGCAGATGGGTCATGAGTTCGTCGATGTACGCGGCGAAGTCACGCGGGTCGTGCGGCGCGTGCTGGTCAGGGATGGGGTACGGGGCGACCTCGATCAGGTGCGTGGCGGCGGCGTCGTGGTAGCCGTCCATGCCGAGCAGGTCGAATTCGAAGTCCTCGATCAAGGGCGCGATGACGTTCGTGCCCTGCTGCGCGAGGGTGCG
The Deinococcus sedimenti DNA segment above includes these coding regions:
- the sdhA gene encoding succinate dehydrogenase flavoprotein subunit, which codes for MHHRYDVLVVGAGGAGLMAALYAAKGNVSVACISKLYPTRSHTGAAQGGIGAALGNVQEDHWEWHMFDTVKGGDYLTDQDAAEVFAKDIIDAVYELEHMGLPFSRTPEGKIAQRKFGGHTRDFGKAAVERSCYAKDRTGHMILQTLYQQNVKAGTTFFNEFHVTDLLIEDGRCQGLVAYELSTGELHTFHAKAVILAAGGYGRVFKITSNALTLTGDLMSIYYRKGLPLEDMEFYQFHPTGLAKLGILVTEGIRGEGGILRNDSGERFMERYAPTIKDLAPRDIVSRSIITEIREGRGVGRDKDAVNIDLTHLPREVIEGKLAEITDLARTYLGMDPVKDLVPIQPTAHYAMGGIPTNLDGLCLSDGSGGTVEGLYAAGEQACVSLHGANRLGTNSLGDLVVFGRRAGIAAAKYARQVEYPDMPEGAQRESVDLFERLRNGSGKENAAAIRKDLQESMMNNVGIFRNGKDMAAQVEILKELKARYQGVTVSDPSRRYNSELIEAMELGFMLDCAEAMTASALNRTESRGAHDREDFTERNDTDWLKHTMAYKNLNKADDVIIGYKPVALKGFTRAFEPKPRVY
- a CDS encoding succinate dehydrogenase iron-sulfur subunit gives rise to the protein MTQTTAQASSAPVSASVPMLQLKVKVLRFDPEKDKKAYWTTYDVEAQPGDRVLDVINHIKWYLEPSLTFRRSCMHGICGSDAMLINGRNRLACKTLVRDVAKSGGTITVEPIRGLKVEKDLLVDMEPFFDSYKAIMPYFINESPAPAAERIQSEEEAERMAHSSNCILCACCTTSCPIFWVNGSYLGPAAIVQAHRFIFDTRDEATQQRLGIMNQNTGVWRCRTAYNCTEACPRDIPITQLIEEVKRAVMYGQA
- a CDS encoding cytochrome P450, which gives rise to MTDALPRPSCPRVIPTVPGPPLIGSVTRLSPLSLRTFLADSYRQHGPVFNVSGLGQTFTVLAGPEANVWAMKESSRVLRSREAWQPNDQAFGVQRSLISVDGAEHRAFRRVEGRAYTRSYLSANLARALSVTAEDLAPLRAGDELPVASWCKAVITEQLARVVVNGTARPYLRDLLTFVQTTLMVRVTRQRPPLTEHLPGFRRARARSLGMVEALIEEHRRIPPAQAGREPDLIDDLLAAQAADPAFWSELDLRVAAIGAFIAGMDTAANTLAFVLYRVGQHPELMPALVAEADAAFQDGPPTLETLGRLPHLHRFVLECLRLHPIAPALNRTVTQDFEFAGYVVPQGRRVILGTTVPHSLDECYPDAGTFDPDRFAPSRMEHRRPGAFAPFGLGAHVCAGSGMAEGLILLNLAAILRTLDLRGDPSYVLREVARPTVTPDDHLTLSVRAVRHPAVSLLA
- a CDS encoding cyclin-dependent kinase inhibitor 3 family protein yields the protein MTSAANPIRVDWIPTGLWPGRLGLTFAPGKKGGSVYQPGVTHDRSVTDDLRTLAQQGTNVIAPLIEDFEFDLLGMDGYHDAAATHLIEVAPYPIPDQHAPHDPRDFAAYIDELMTHLLDGRSVVVHCRGGLGRAGLTAACLLVQGGMNPEGAIALVRVARSPDAIETRGQVQFIHDFAR